One window of Atribacter laminatus genomic DNA carries:
- a CDS encoding BtpA/SgcQ family protein: protein MPRSNWLKEVFHCQKPIIAMCHFGAMPGDPGFDHKGGMKKVVEWAIKDLTALQNGGVDAVMFSNEFSLPYMTKVGTVTVASMARIIGELMPHLKVPFGVNVLWDPVASLDLAAATGAKFIREIFSGVYASDFGIWNTNCGETVRHQYAIGAQNVKLLFNIVPEAAQYLVDRDIVSIAKSTVFNDRPDALCVSGLTAGVETDVQILKKVKEALPETIVFANTGVRLENLGKQLEFADGAVVGTTFKYEGKFENHVDEERVKAFMNKVKKFREE, encoded by the coding sequence ATGCCGAGATCAAATTGGTTAAAAGAAGTATTTCACTGTCAAAAGCCCATCATTGCCATGTGCCACTTTGGTGCTATGCCTGGTGATCCAGGTTTTGACCATAAAGGTGGAATGAAAAAAGTCGTAGAGTGGGCAATCAAAGACTTAACTGCTCTCCAAAATGGTGGGGTCGATGCTGTGATGTTTTCTAATGAATTCAGCTTGCCCTATATGACCAAAGTTGGTACTGTCACTGTTGCTTCTATGGCTCGGATAATTGGGGAATTAATGCCACATTTAAAAGTACCCTTCGGAGTCAATGTTCTCTGGGATCCAGTGGCGAGTCTTGATTTGGCTGCAGCCACTGGTGCCAAGTTTATTCGAGAGATTTTCAGTGGAGTCTATGCCAGTGATTTTGGCATATGGAATACCAACTGCGGAGAGACGGTGCGTCACCAATATGCTATCGGTGCCCAAAATGTAAAACTGCTGTTTAATATCGTACCTGAAGCCGCTCAATATCTCGTTGATCGAGATATCGTCAGCATTGCAAAATCGACGGTTTTTAATGATCGCCCGGATGCTTTGTGCGTTTCAGGATTAACGGCAGGAGTTGAAACTGATGTACAAATTCTAAAAAAAGTCAAAGAAGCTTTGCCAGAAACGATCGTTTTCGCCAATACCGGTGTGAGGTTAGAGAATTTAGGAAAACAGCTTGAGTTTGCTGACGGAGCAGTGGTGGGAACGACTTTCAAATATGAAGGGAAATTCGAAAACCATGTCGATGAAGAACGGGTCAAGGCATTCATGAATAAGGTGAAAAAATTTAGAGAAGAATAA
- a CDS encoding ABC transporter permease, whose protein sequence is MTGTISKSQIQKVFNQNEAYLSLIIVAYSILVTSLNPSFLSFENLLDLGKSSASMGIMAIGVFVVLLSGGIDMSFTAIAISGQYIAANVLIASGVDNIFFAFLISCLVGLSLGAVNGLIISYFKIPTFIATLGTLNVFHGILLTVVGTKAVNSAQLPDCFKKFGATNVFTVVKPEGGSYGLSIFTVIFIAVALLTWFILTYTQLGRGIYAIGGDMEAAKRSGMNVFNIQFFIYCYVGILAGIAGVLHVSLIRYSNPTYLVGSELSVIAPVVLGGTRITGGSGTVIGTILGVAMITLLNNSLILIGLSSFWQEFFTGVIVAISVSLSSYQIRKSMMI, encoded by the coding sequence ATGACTGGAACGATTAGTAAAAGTCAGATCCAGAAAGTATTCAATCAAAACGAAGCGTATTTATCTTTAATAATCGTGGCCTACTCTATTTTGGTCACCTCTTTGAATCCCTCTTTTTTATCTTTTGAAAATTTACTCGATCTGGGAAAAAGCAGTGCAAGTATGGGCATCATGGCAATTGGAGTTTTTGTGGTTCTCCTCTCCGGTGGCATTGATATGTCTTTTACTGCAATCGCCATATCCGGCCAGTACATTGCGGCCAATGTTTTGATAGCCAGTGGAGTGGATAATATCTTTTTCGCTTTTTTAATCTCCTGTTTGGTTGGGTTAAGCTTAGGGGCAGTAAATGGCCTAATCATTTCCTACTTTAAAATTCCAACCTTTATTGCTACCCTGGGTACCTTAAATGTTTTTCATGGAATCCTGCTCACCGTGGTCGGAACCAAAGCGGTGAATTCGGCACAGTTACCGGATTGTTTTAAAAAGTTTGGTGCTACCAATGTGTTTACTGTGGTTAAACCCGAGGGGGGGAGTTATGGATTATCAATATTTACCGTGATTTTCATAGCTGTTGCTCTTCTCACCTGGTTTATCCTTACCTATACCCAGTTAGGAAGAGGAATATACGCCATAGGTGGCGATATGGAAGCTGCCAAACGATCGGGTATGAATGTTTTCAACATTCAATTTTTTATTTACTGTTATGTTGGAATATTAGCCGGAATAGCCGGTGTTCTCCACGTTTCACTCATTCGCTATAGTAATCCGACTTATTTAGTTGGTTCTGAGCTGAGCGTCATAGCGCCGGTGGTATTGGGTGGAACCAGGATAACCGGAGGATCGGGAACGGTCATTGGCACCATATTAGGAGTCGCCATGATTACTTTGTTGAATAATAGTCTTATTTTGATTGGTCTCTCTTCTTTTTGGCAGGAATTTTTCACTGGAGTTATTGTAGCCATAAGCGTCAGCTTGAGTTCTTATCAGATTCGAAAGAGTATGATGATTTAA
- a CDS encoding uroporphyrinogen decarboxylase family protein, producing the protein MNKILSSRERVLTALDHKEPDRVPLDLGGYQSGITTIAYEKLKNQLGINRPTRISERNQQLAVIDDEVLKEFGIDTRYVFMKPSVHWDPKEGSDENSTWYVDEWGAQWKKPHTSFYYDPVGVPLKEATIEDLRHYPSPDPNEKSRFENVEKEAQAIYDAGYALGTTVSGVFEQAWYLVGLERIMIETIENPSFVEALLDQVLAILSQQYSRFLEKIGQYLTFIEIWEDISSQQGPLTSPNIYRKIIKPRTRDLIQVIKSKTKAKVALHSCGSTSWAIDDFIEIGIQVLNPVQVSAAHMDTKELKRKYGNSISFWGGIDTQRVLPRGTTQEVEDEVKRRIDDLGERGGYLLAPVHNIQPDVPPENIIAMYQTGLKHGRYH; encoded by the coding sequence TAGCTCTCGGGAGAGAGTTCTTACTGCATTGGACCACAAAGAACCCGATCGGGTCCCCCTGGACCTGGGAGGGTATCAATCAGGTATAACCACCATTGCTTATGAGAAACTCAAAAACCAATTGGGAATCAATCGACCCACCAGGATCTCAGAACGCAATCAACAACTGGCGGTGATCGATGACGAAGTTTTGAAAGAGTTTGGAATCGACACCCGATATGTTTTTATGAAACCATCGGTTCATTGGGACCCCAAAGAAGGCAGTGATGAAAACTCAACCTGGTATGTTGATGAATGGGGGGCTCAATGGAAAAAACCCCATACCAGCTTTTATTATGACCCGGTCGGGGTTCCTTTGAAAGAAGCAACGATTGAAGACCTCCGTCATTACCCCTCGCCAGATCCCAATGAAAAAAGCCGGTTTGAAAATGTCGAAAAAGAAGCCCAAGCGATTTATGATGCAGGTTATGCTCTTGGTACCACGGTATCGGGGGTTTTCGAACAAGCCTGGTACCTGGTCGGTTTAGAACGAATCATGATCGAAACCATCGAGAATCCCTCCTTTGTCGAAGCCTTACTGGATCAGGTTCTGGCCATCCTTTCCCAACAATACAGTCGCTTCTTGGAGAAGATTGGTCAGTACCTCACTTTCATTGAAATCTGGGAAGACATCAGTTCCCAGCAAGGACCCCTAACCTCACCCAATATCTACCGAAAAATCATCAAACCCCGAACCCGGGATTTGATCCAAGTCATCAAGTCAAAAACCAAAGCCAAAGTCGCCCTTCACAGCTGTGGGAGCACCAGCTGGGCAATTGACGATTTCATTGAAATTGGAATTCAAGTCTTAAATCCGGTTCAGGTGAGTGCTGCTCACATGGACACCAAGGAATTGAAAAGGAAATATGGAAATTCGATTAGTTTCTGGGGTGGAATTGATACTCAACGGGTTCTCCCCCGTGGGACAACCCAGGAAGTCGAGGATGAAGTGAAAAGACGAATTGACGACCTGGGAGAGAGAGGAGGATATCTGTTAGCGCCAGTTCACAACATCCAGCCTGACGTTCCCCCTGAGAATATTATTGCCATGTACCAGACTGGATTGAAGCATGGAAGATATCATTGA
- a CDS encoding ABC transporter permease, whose amino-acid sequence MFDQYLKHSRTTILFVMMFGAFIVMSIFLPGKFLTLSNFQSIASQIPEFGLLAIAIMLAMLTGGIDLSIISTANLAGVGAALILTKYALPQLGAYEESYLIFLAIVSAIGISLLCGLANGLLIAYIKVPAILATLGTMSIFSGIAIVITKGYGIQGFPEKFLFIGSGTIFAIPMPMIIFIVCILLMSLILNRTSFGFNLYMLGSNPVASRFSGINNRGILVRTYILSGLCSGLASIIMISRVNSIRPGYGSAYLLQAILVCVLGGVDPSGGYGNISGLVMGIIVLQILQSGFNILSFSPFFKNVVWGLMLILVMILNFYSSRYSQKIRKRMKVD is encoded by the coding sequence TTGTTTGATCAATATTTGAAGCATTCAAGAACCACAATTTTGTTTGTCATGATGTTTGGCGCTTTTATTGTCATGTCTATTTTTCTTCCCGGTAAATTTTTAACCTTGAGTAATTTCCAATCCATAGCCAGTCAAATACCGGAGTTTGGGTTGCTGGCAATCGCCATCATGTTAGCTATGCTGACTGGGGGCATTGATTTATCAATTATATCAACCGCTAATCTCGCCGGTGTGGGGGCAGCACTAATACTAACCAAGTATGCCCTTCCCCAGTTGGGGGCCTATGAAGAGTCATATCTAATATTTTTAGCGATAGTCTCAGCGATTGGCATATCCCTGCTTTGCGGTTTAGCAAACGGACTTCTCATAGCCTATATAAAAGTACCGGCAATTCTTGCCACCTTAGGTACCATGAGTATTTTTTCTGGAATTGCCATCGTTATAACCAAAGGATATGGTATTCAGGGATTCCCGGAAAAATTTCTGTTTATTGGAAGCGGCACTATTTTTGCCATTCCCATGCCAATGATTATTTTTATTGTTTGTATCCTATTGATGTCTTTAATCCTGAACCGAACCTCTTTCGGTTTTAATCTCTATATGCTGGGTTCTAATCCAGTCGCATCTCGTTTTAGTGGGATAAATAACCGAGGAATTTTAGTTCGGACCTATATTTTAAGCGGTCTTTGTTCTGGTTTGGCATCGATCATCATGATATCGAGAGTCAATTCGATCCGGCCGGGTTATGGGTCAGCCTATCTCCTTCAAGCCATTTTGGTTTGTGTTTTAGGAGGAGTCGATCCCAGCGGAGGATATGGAAACATATCTGGTCTGGTTATGGGAATAATTGTTTTACAAATCCTTCAAAGTGGTTTTAATATTTTATCTTTTAGCCCTTTCTTCAAAAACGTGGTTTGGGGTTTAATGTTGATTTTGGTGATGATCCTCAACTTTTATAGTTCAAGATATTCACAGAAGATAAGAAAAAGAATGAAAGTCGACTAG
- a CDS encoding sugar phosphate isomerase/epimerase family protein, with the protein MAAGKKLKLSVGIWCMGGMSDRFLPQGYEEPLNIQERVERVKKVPEVEAIEFFDDEFEKISPRDFKSLLDDNGLKVSCINLNTHSRPKWQLGALTHRDEKLRREAIDAAKKLVDLTGFLECDSVGLWLGVDGFDYPFEVDYGIEWDLLMESVGEIADYGSQVKISLEYKLKEPRQYLFVGNAFRSLYLIKALNRKNIGVTVDFGHALMAKENPGEVVSILSREKVLYNVHFNDAYREWDDDLIAGSTNLYETLEFLYYIEKSGYQGYLGFDIFPYRIHPVRALELCTRNTLDLYRLLQEVDKDALLKGQKKMDAADTHEVVRKVFFK; encoded by the coding sequence ATGGCTGCCGGGAAAAAATTGAAACTTTCTGTAGGAATCTGGTGCATGGGAGGGATGTCTGACCGGTTTTTGCCTCAGGGATATGAAGAACCGCTTAACATCCAGGAACGAGTAGAACGAGTGAAAAAGGTGCCGGAAGTTGAGGCGATTGAATTTTTTGATGATGAATTTGAAAAAATAAGCCCTCGAGATTTTAAATCCCTGCTGGACGACAATGGTCTAAAAGTGAGCTGTATCAACCTCAATACTCACTCCCGCCCCAAATGGCAGTTGGGAGCCCTAACCCACCGAGATGAAAAACTCAGACGCGAAGCTATTGATGCAGCCAAAAAATTGGTGGATTTAACCGGGTTTCTTGAGTGTGATTCAGTGGGCCTTTGGTTGGGAGTGGATGGTTTTGATTATCCCTTTGAGGTCGATTATGGAATTGAATGGGATTTGCTTATGGAGTCGGTCGGGGAAATCGCTGATTATGGTTCGCAGGTGAAAATATCACTTGAATATAAGCTCAAAGAACCTCGACAATATCTTTTTGTGGGAAATGCTTTTCGATCGCTTTATCTCATCAAAGCTTTAAACCGGAAGAACATTGGAGTGACGGTTGATTTCGGCCATGCTCTGATGGCGAAAGAAAATCCTGGTGAAGTGGTTTCGATTCTCTCCAGAGAAAAGGTTCTTTATAATGTTCATTTTAACGATGCCTATCGGGAGTGGGATGATGACCTCATAGCAGGAAGCACCAACCTTTATGAAACTCTGGAGTTTCTCTACTATATAGAGAAATCCGGTTATCAAGGTTATCTCGGTTTTGACATATTCCCCTACCGCATTCATCCAGTTCGAGCTTTGGAACTGTGTACTCGAAACACCCTGGACCTTTATCGTTTGCTGCAAGAGGTGGACAAAGACGCCTTGTTAAAGGGACAAAAGAAGATGGATGCAGCCGACACTCACGAAGTAGTCCGAAAAGTTTTCTTTAAGTAA
- a CDS encoding aminopeptidase — translation MDKRWKELGKLLVNYSTGVQPNERVMIAMTEVETYPLVQAVYEACIQAGAHPQVQFLSEELNRSLLKYGSEKQIEWVPGIEAHGMEWADVYIGLRGAHNLKVFWDIPSPKLAQLRRSMGKISTLRWEKTRWCLVRVPNASLAQEAEMDEETITDMFFNACLLDWPQVSEKWNRWAALLSQGKEIRILGHKTDLRFSVKGRSWQVANGKINMPDGEIMTSPDDSTVEGDIYFEFPGVLGGRLMHDIHLQWQKGELVKAASSTHQDFLQSTIQTDPGASRIGEFAFGTNPEVKYFCKDILLDEKIGGTIHIALGRAYPETGGTNKSAIHWDIVKDMRKEGEVYLDGNLIFQKGKMLI, via the coding sequence ATGGATAAGCGTTGGAAAGAGCTGGGAAAGCTATTGGTCAATTACTCTACAGGTGTTCAACCGAATGAACGGGTTATGATTGCTATGACGGAGGTCGAGACTTATCCCTTGGTTCAAGCCGTCTATGAAGCATGTATTCAGGCAGGCGCTCACCCACAGGTGCAATTTCTATCGGAAGAATTAAATCGTTCTTTGCTCAAATATGGTTCTGAGAAGCAAATCGAATGGGTTCCTGGGATTGAAGCCCACGGTATGGAGTGGGCAGATGTATACATCGGATTGCGCGGCGCTCATAATTTGAAGGTATTTTGGGACATACCCTCACCTAAGCTTGCCCAACTACGTCGTTCGATGGGAAAAATATCGACTCTTCGGTGGGAAAAGACCCGCTGGTGCCTGGTGCGGGTACCCAATGCCTCTCTGGCTCAGGAAGCTGAAATGGATGAGGAAACCATTACCGATATGTTTTTTAATGCCTGTTTGTTAGATTGGCCTCAAGTGAGCGAGAAGTGGAACCGCTGGGCAGCACTTTTATCCCAGGGGAAAGAAATACGTATCCTTGGTCATAAAACTGATTTGCGTTTTTCGGTAAAAGGACGAAGTTGGCAAGTTGCCAACGGCAAAATTAACATGCCTGATGGTGAAATCATGACTTCACCCGACGATTCAACGGTTGAAGGAGACATCTACTTTGAATTCCCAGGGGTGTTGGGCGGACGCCTCATGCACGACATCCACTTACAATGGCAAAAAGGAGAGCTGGTCAAAGCGGCCTCATCCACTCATCAGGACTTTCTCCAATCGACCATCCAAACTGACCCAGGTGCCAGCCGGATCGGCGAATTCGCTTTTGGAACCAACCCCGAAGTCAAGTACTTCTGCAAGGATATTCTCCTTGATGAAAAAATTGGCGGGACCATTCATATTGCTCTCGGTCGTGCCTATCCCGAAACTGGAGGAACCAATAAATCGGCCATTCATTGGGATATCGTGAAGGACATGAGAAAAGAGGGCGAAGTCTATCTGGATGGGAACTTAATTTTCCAAAAAGGAAAAATGTTGATATAA
- a CDS encoding FGGY-family carbohydrate kinase — protein MAKGYLLGVDIGTYSSKGVLVQEDGKIITQKVVPHGMDMPKPGYFEHDADRVWWHDFVIIVKNLLDISGIDPKHILGIGTSAIGSCVLPIDEAGQPLRPAILYGIDTRTTQEIEYLEKTLGKEEIFRHSGMHLSSQASGPKILWIKNHEPEVFQKTRWFLTSQAYLVYRLTGQATIDIYTANGYAPLFDVHNLGWREDIAPQITPIDRLPKAFWSCEIASRVTAQAARETGLASGTPVIVGTTDAAAEAISTGVREFNDMMLMFGSSIFFIVKTADLVNTSHFWSAPFLEKDVYTFLGGTSTAGSLTTWFRNQFAELELEKEKTVGGNAYDRLAKLAAQSPPGAKGLIILPYFEGERTPLNDPRAKGMFFGISLRHTKADIYRAILEGVGYGIRHNLEVMEEEGVKPGRILATGGGTKNDLWMQIVSDITRVELVIPKEQIGASYGDAFMAGVGIGLFHNLTEIDRWVQIGKIVQPDFEASGKYDFNYRLFRSLYENTKPLMHDLSESLSE, from the coding sequence ATGGCCAAAGGGTATTTGCTGGGAGTTGATATCGGCACCTATTCGTCCAAAGGGGTTTTGGTTCAAGAGGATGGGAAAATAATTACTCAAAAGGTTGTTCCTCATGGAATGGACATGCCTAAACCCGGTTATTTTGAACATGATGCCGATCGAGTATGGTGGCACGATTTCGTTATCATTGTAAAAAACCTATTAGATATATCCGGGATTGATCCAAAACACATCTTGGGAATTGGAACCAGCGCTATCGGATCTTGCGTTCTTCCCATTGACGAAGCGGGCCAACCGCTGCGACCAGCCATTCTCTATGGAATAGATACTCGAACTACTCAAGAAATAGAATATTTGGAAAAAACCTTGGGGAAAGAGGAAATCTTTCGCCATAGTGGAATGCATCTGAGTTCTCAGGCTTCAGGTCCTAAAATTTTGTGGATAAAAAACCATGAACCGGAGGTTTTTCAGAAAACCAGATGGTTTCTCACCAGTCAGGCTTATCTCGTTTATAGACTGACCGGTCAAGCCACAATTGATATTTATACTGCGAACGGCTATGCTCCATTGTTTGATGTCCATAATTTAGGTTGGCGGGAGGATATTGCTCCTCAGATTACACCTATTGATCGACTTCCCAAGGCTTTCTGGAGCTGCGAAATAGCCAGCCGAGTCACCGCGCAGGCAGCTCGAGAAACCGGCTTAGCTTCCGGTACTCCGGTCATCGTTGGGACAACCGACGCTGCCGCTGAAGCCATCAGCACTGGAGTAAGAGAATTCAATGATATGATGCTTATGTTTGGAAGCAGCATTTTCTTTATCGTTAAAACAGCTGATTTGGTGAATACCAGTCATTTTTGGAGCGCTCCTTTTCTGGAAAAAGATGTTTATACTTTCTTAGGAGGAACTTCAACCGCTGGAAGTCTTACCACCTGGTTTCGGAACCAGTTTGCCGAATTGGAACTGGAAAAAGAAAAAACCGTAGGCGGTAACGCATACGACCGATTAGCAAAATTAGCGGCTCAGTCTCCACCCGGTGCTAAGGGGCTTATTATTCTTCCCTATTTTGAAGGTGAACGAACACCTTTGAATGATCCGAGAGCAAAGGGAATGTTTTTTGGTATCAGTCTCAGACATACCAAGGCTGATATCTACCGAGCTATATTGGAAGGGGTGGGATATGGTATTCGCCATAATCTGGAAGTCATGGAAGAAGAAGGAGTAAAACCCGGACGTATTTTAGCCACCGGTGGTGGGACTAAAAATGACTTATGGATGCAGATTGTTTCGGATATAACCCGGGTTGAATTGGTTATTCCTAAAGAGCAAATCGGTGCCAGTTATGGGGATGCTTTTATGGCAGGGGTGGGTATCGGATTATTTCATAATCTGACTGAAATTGACCGTTGGGTTCAAATCGGAAAAATTGTTCAGCCCGATTTTGAAGCAAGTGGAAAGTATGATTTCAATTATCGCCTTTTCCGTTCTCTTTACGAAAATACCAAGCCACTTATGCATGACTTATCTGAATCTTTATCAGAATAG
- a CDS encoding carboxymuconolactone decarboxylase family protein: protein METSKKLYSVRELYWIFYNGQRTMKHLFRAKKNKELSQEFIERIMLAVTEVNGCSVCFYAHTKMALEAGMTNEEITKMLAGVIDDVPVDEVAGVMFAQYYADSKGNPSVESWQRILELYGKSKAYGILGAIRAIMIGNALGIVWSALFSRLKGKPDSRTSLLYEVAMILVSIVILPVSFIHALISGSLKVPITNF, encoded by the coding sequence ATGGAAACCAGCAAAAAATTATATTCGGTTCGTGAATTGTATTGGATATTTTATAACGGACAGCGAACCATGAAGCATCTGTTCAGGGCAAAAAAGAATAAGGAGTTAAGCCAGGAATTCATTGAAAGGATCATGCTTGCCGTAACTGAGGTGAATGGTTGCAGTGTATGCTTCTATGCTCACACCAAAATGGCTCTTGAAGCTGGGATGACTAATGAGGAAATTACCAAGATGTTAGCAGGGGTGATTGATGATGTTCCAGTTGACGAAGTAGCAGGAGTGATGTTTGCCCAATATTATGCGGATTCCAAAGGAAATCCGTCGGTGGAGTCCTGGCAGCGAATCTTAGAGCTCTACGGGAAATCTAAGGCTTATGGTATCTTGGGTGCGATCCGTGCGATTATGATCGGGAATGCTCTGGGAATTGTGTGGTCAGCTTTATTCAGCCGATTGAAAGGCAAGCCGGATTCAAGAACTAGTTTGCTATACGAGGTTGCAATGATTTTGGTGTCCATAGTCATTTTACCGGTTTCATTCATCCACGCCCTTATCTCGGGATCATTGAAAGTACCAATTACTAATTTTTAA
- a CDS encoding inositol monophosphatase family protein: MPSSILEAMIVASLTGGSILRKYFEKEKFSVVQKSVSYDLVTNIDKESQDKINEILTNRFPDIPVVGEEGSIQVGKQSRAFYVDPLDGTFNFVHKYPFFSVSLGYWEENVPVAGVVFDPIRRDLFYGQKGEGAFLNGERITVSDRTTLEGSYLVTGFPYKEGKHPRIEKEIGSVMKLTDLRVLGSAALELCYVACGIIDGYWEYDLSSWDLAGGVLIAKEAGAVVTKPNGEDFDLFEGDVLAAPPAIHQKLLEALKH; the protein is encoded by the coding sequence ATGCCTTCCAGCATCTTGGAAGCGATGATAGTTGCATCGTTAACCGGCGGAAGTATTCTGAGAAAGTACTTTGAGAAAGAAAAATTTTCTGTCGTTCAGAAATCGGTTTCTTATGACCTGGTAACCAATATCGATAAAGAATCCCAAGACAAGATAAACGAAATTTTAACCAATCGTTTCCCAGATATTCCAGTGGTTGGCGAAGAGGGCAGCATTCAAGTCGGAAAGCAATCCCGGGCATTCTATGTCGATCCTCTGGACGGGACTTTTAATTTTGTTCATAAATATCCTTTCTTCTCGGTGTCTCTGGGATATTGGGAAGAGAATGTACCGGTAGCTGGAGTTGTCTTTGATCCAATTAGACGGGATTTGTTTTATGGCCAAAAAGGGGAGGGTGCCTTTTTAAATGGAGAAAGAATCACCGTCTCCGATCGAACCACCTTAGAAGGAAGCTATCTGGTAACCGGCTTCCCCTACAAAGAAGGAAAACATCCACGGATTGAAAAGGAAATTGGTTCGGTTATGAAGCTCACCGATTTGAGAGTTTTGGGAAGTGCAGCCTTAGAACTGTGTTATGTTGCCTGTGGAATTATTGATGGATATTGGGAATATGACCTTTCCTCCTGGGACTTAGCCGGAGGAGTTTTAATCGCAAAAGAAGCCGGAGCAGTGGTTACCAAACCCAATGGCGAAGATTTTGATCTTTTTGAGGGAGACGTGTTGGCGGCTCCGCCGGCTATTCACCAGAAGCTATTAGAGGCGCTAAAGCATTAA
- a CDS encoding sugar ABC transporter ATP-binding protein — protein sequence MTEDFLKIQNVSKFYAGVQALDNVSMTIGPGEIHCLVGENGSGKSTLIKIIAGVVAPNGGEIIIQGKSYKNLRPIDSINEGIQVIYQDLSLFPNLSVAENISLNQLIEEKKKIINWKEVKDIASSVLLTIKKELDLKEKVENISIANKQLVAICRALLRNAKLIIMDEPTTAITKKEIDKLLSVILDLKESGISTLFVSHKLSEVLQIAEKVTVLRDGKKVGDYNAGELDYDNLSFYMSGKKIDRSVFDYHEGADQKTLLEVKDLSKKGQFKDISFKLRPGEIIGMIGSLGSGRTEVALSLFGLNKPDSGTIYMNEEPVKINSPRKAISLGLCYLPEDRLNQGLFLRQSIQNNVVVTNLRKILTKSKLLNYSKKHEYAKMWIDELNINVPSLEVAVQALSGGNQQRVVIAKWLATDPKVFILDSPTVGIDVNSKSNIHNLIRQLARKGIGVIMISDEVPEIVRNCNRILVMADGRIVQEVNTIDITEDKLFDLVSSNSKNSEG from the coding sequence ATGACTGAAGATTTTTTAAAAATTCAAAATGTGAGTAAGTTCTACGCCGGAGTACAAGCTTTAGATAATGTCAGCATGACTATCGGCCCGGGTGAAATTCATTGCTTGGTCGGTGAAAATGGTTCTGGGAAGTCTACTCTCATCAAGATTATTGCTGGCGTGGTTGCACCAAATGGTGGCGAAATTATTATCCAGGGGAAAAGCTATAAAAACCTAAGACCGATCGATTCAATCAATGAAGGGATTCAAGTTATATATCAGGATTTATCTTTGTTTCCCAACCTTTCGGTAGCCGAAAACATTTCTCTTAATCAGCTGATTGAAGAAAAAAAGAAAATTATTAATTGGAAAGAAGTAAAAGATATTGCTTCGAGTGTTTTATTAACAATAAAAAAGGAGCTCGATCTAAAGGAAAAGGTAGAAAATATTTCTATTGCCAATAAACAACTGGTTGCCATCTGCCGTGCCCTGCTTCGAAATGCCAAACTCATTATCATGGACGAACCGACTACAGCTATCACCAAGAAAGAAATTGATAAACTCTTATCAGTCATTTTAGATTTGAAAGAAAGTGGAATTTCTACCTTATTTGTGAGCCACAAGTTGAGTGAAGTTTTGCAAATTGCTGAAAAAGTGACGGTTTTAAGGGATGGGAAAAAAGTTGGTGACTATAACGCTGGTGAATTAGATTACGATAACCTTTCTTTTTATATGAGCGGGAAAAAAATCGATCGTTCGGTTTTCGACTATCACGAAGGAGCTGATCAAAAAACCTTATTGGAAGTAAAGGACCTTTCCAAGAAAGGTCAATTCAAGGATATTAGCTTTAAACTGAGGCCAGGTGAAATAATCGGTATGATTGGGTCTCTGGGTTCAGGAAGGACTGAGGTAGCGCTATCCCTATTTGGTTTGAATAAACCTGACTCAGGAACTATATATATGAATGAAGAGCCGGTGAAAATTAACTCTCCCCGAAAAGCAATCAGTTTGGGTTTATGTTATTTGCCAGAAGACCGGCTTAACCAGGGTTTATTTTTAAGGCAGTCGATTCAGAATAATGTAGTCGTCACCAATTTGAGAAAAATATTGACTAAATCCAAACTCCTCAATTACAGCAAGAAACATGAATATGCCAAAATGTGGATTGATGAATTGAATATCAATGTTCCTTCTTTAGAAGTTGCGGTTCAAGCGCTTTCCGGTGGGAATCAACAGCGAGTTGTTATAGCCAAGTGGTTGGCTACCGATCCCAAGGTATTTATCTTAGACAGTCCTACAGTTGGAATTGATGTCAATTCTAAAAGCAATATACACAATTTGATTCGACAGTTAGCAAGAAAAGGTATTGGGGTTATCATGATTTCCGATGAAGTTCCAGAAATTGTGCGTAACTGTAATCGGATTCTGGTAATGGCAGACGGAAGAATTGTTCAAGAAGTCAATACTATTGATATAACCGAGGATAAGTTATTCGATTTAGTATCGAGCAATTCAAAAAATAGTGAAGGATAA